From the Trifolium pratense cultivar HEN17-A07 linkage group LG4, ARS_RC_1.1, whole genome shotgun sequence genome, the window GCTAACCCAAAAAATTGGGGGCtgcttataaatataaatcgaatataaaaattagtaaaaaaaagaagcatatcATATTAAGGGTGTGTCTAATatgaatatctcaaaaatagtcaaaaggtggaccattactatttttaataaataaatttttaaaatagatttataAACATTAGTAGTAATTCACATGCATCCATAACTGCTCACACTATGTACAAGATTTTTTTGGTTgccataatatatatattggaaTGGAGTTTCAATAGTTGTTAAAACGATGACTAATGTCTATCGAAAAATTTATGGgcactactagaaaaataaaaattagagagGGACAAACTCTGTTGCTAAAGGGTTAAATTTCCGTCACAAACACATTTAGTGACTGATTTAGCGACGATTTACATTCCGTTTGCATTTTCAACGTCGCAAATGATTTGTGAGAGAATTTATCATCCATCACAAATTGCGACGGAAATTAGGTGTCACAAAGGTAATAGTCCGTCACTGATGACTAACCAAAAATACCTTTTATATTTGGAATTCCGTAGCTAATTAGTGACGGATATGACTTCCATCACTAATTTATGACAGAttcgaaatttgaaatttcgtCACTAATATTTGTGACAGATTTAAAATTCCCTTACTAATGTTGGTGACAAATTTGAAATTCCCTCACTAACTACttcaatttcctcacaaattttatacatcatttttttatatttaaaccATAAGTTTAACATATatcacaccaaaaaaaaaacatatacaaCACCAAAATACAAAACAACCATCATTAGTATTAACATTGTTCTTGAAATTAGAGTTTACAACCAAATTCTCAAagcaaaaatatactatttacTATAACTAAGAATTTACTAGTCCTAGAGAAAAACTCTccataaatcaaaataataactcCCTAAGAAATGTGGTTCTCTTGAGCCGAATGCAACTCCTCTATAGCTAAAAGTGACTCTTCATGTGATGCACaaatcaatttctcaattctcCATAGCTAAAATTTATGGGCCGGGGTACACGAGATAAGTTCTCTTATTCCAATCAAATTTTATCGTTACGCATGAGCTATGAATCGAACCCCTAACTACATGATTTAAGAGATTAAATACTGTTACTACTTGGATCAATTTATTACTGGTGACCTGCATGTGGACAAGAATATTGCATGAAATggccaataaaaaaaaacatggtttataaaataatactgtataagaataaattaatactAACTCGTCTATATTGCATCAATAACCTATTCACACCATGTGTTATTTAAACAAGAAGACGTTGTCTTGCctttgaaaaaacaaatattatacaaagtcaaaaaaagaatcttgcatattataataattttaattgttaatatttATATGTGTTGGAACACCTTGTGATTTTGGCACTTGTAATTCTACTATATAATATTGAGGCTGAAGCTTAATTTTGACTTTGAAAGAATATGgacgtatatatatatataacatacaATATTGTAACAATGTTGTCATTAATTCTTTctctttcaaaatataaaacattaattaattgtaCGTAACAATGTTGTTTCTACTTGTTCTGTTGATAATTCTTCCtttgcttattatttttttccacaAACATAAAACACATAATCCACCTGGTCCTAAAGGTCTTCCCATAATAGGGAATCTTCATCAACTAGATATTTgtaatcttcatcttcaattttCACAATTCTCAAAAATATATGGTCCTCTATTTTCACTTAAACTTGGTTTTAGAAAAGCTATTGTTGTTTCTTCAGCTGAAATTGCCAAACAAGTATTGAAAAACAATGATCTTATCTTTTCTAATAGACCAATATTCTACGGTCAACGAAAATTATCTTATAATGGGTCAGAAATTGGGTTTTCTCAATATGGTGAATTTTGgagagaaataagaaaaatttgtgTTGTTCATATATTAGGTTCCAAACGTGTGTCATATTATTCTTCTATAAGAAAATTTGAGGTGAAGAAAATGATTCAAAAAATTTCAGGACATGCTACTTGTTCAAGTGTTACAAATTTGAGTGAGTTATTGACTTCACTCTCAACTACTACAATATGTAGAATTGCTTTTGGGAAAAACTATGAGAATCAAGGAAATGAGAGAAGTAGGTTTCATGGATTGTTTTATGAGTTACATGCTTTACTTAAAGAATTCTTTGTTTCTGATTATATTCCATTTATGGGTTGGATTGATAAACTTAGAGGATTGCATGGTCGTGTTGATACACTTTTCAAGGAGTTTGATAAGTTTTATCAAGAGATTATTGATGAACATTTGGATCCAAATAGACAACAAATTgcagaagaagaagatattgTTGATGTCTTACTCCAATTGAAGAAGAACCATTCATTTCCCTTTCATTTCACTTTTGATCACATCAAAGCTGTCCTTGTGGtatgttattttatttcaatttttatattttatcatattttatttatttttggtgaagTCCTTATAGACtctcaaataatttatttttataggataTGCTTATAGCCGCAACAGATACCACATCAGCCACATCGGTTTGGGCTATGACTACCTTAATAAAAAATCCAAGAGTAATGAAGAAAGTACAAGAAGAAATTAGGAACAATATGGGAGTTAAAAAAGACTTTTTAGAAGAAGATGATATTCaaaattttccatatttgaaaGCAGTAATTAAAGAGGTACTACGATTGCACCTACCAGCCCCACTTCTTGTGCCAAGAGAATCAAGAGAAAAATGTATTATAAGTGGCTACGATATTCCACCCAAGACAATAGTTTATGTGAATGCTTGGGCTATTCAAAGAGACCATAATTTTTGGAAAAACTCAGAAGAATTTTATCCCGAGAGATTTTTAGAAAGTTCTATAAATTTTACTGGACAAGATTTTGAACTAATACCCTTTGGAGCTGGTCGTAGAATTTGCCCCGGCATATCTATGGGAGTTGCGTCATTGGAACTTACGCTTGCAAATCTTCTCTATTCTTTTGATTGGACATTGCCACATGGATTAGTAAAGGAAGATATTGATACAGAAGTGCTTCCTGGGATCTCTCAGCACAAGAAGAATCCTCTTTGTCTTGTTGCTAATATCCATATATAGATGTAGCTCTTTATACAACAATTATGTTGGCTTCTTGTTTAATAATTATCAATAATCCTTGTATCTCATTACCGTATTTGTAGAGATTGTTTTTCATTAAGTAAATCAAgatcttattttatttagaagaatgctaatttatttatttatttaagacaGAAGTATTATTGAAATCTTGTTACAACATTTATTGTCTCTGACAAATAGTCGAAAAGTGATGTCAAAACCCTTAAAAATGTTTCCTAAAAGAATATGGGACATTTTCAGGTGTCTTCTATACAAGTGTTGCCTATTGTCTTTGGTAACTTTTGTTTACGCTCTTTGGGCACATTTTTTATAAGGTTGCCTAAACAACGGGCACACCTTAGGCAACAATTATTAAATGTTCCTTATACCTTATACAATGAGAGTGAAATCAATAAacgttttaattatttttgcttGTTGCTTAAAAAAGTGTTGCCGGAGGCTATAAATGTTGTAATTCTCTCAATTCCATCGTCTTCATAGCTTAAAAAAGTGTTTTCTTCACCTCAAATTTTCTTATAGAAGTAGCATATACTTCCACGCACACAAAAATTCTTGAACATATAAACATTCATGCATAGTAATACTGTCAAGACTAACTCTTTCTAGTGAGGCTTATGTAGAATGAAAACACGAGTCTCGCTAATGCGACCAAGATGTCGAAGAACCTCCAGGAATGCAAAGTGGACATGCGCTCATGAAATTTCTTCAAATAGAtgtaaccaaaataaaaaaaacaaggaaATGTTTCATGTGGTATATACCAAGGattttgttgtgaattcgtgTTAGTCACCAATAATACTTTGATGCGTGGAGCAAAATTAACGGCAACCACAATTAATGGGATAGTAATAATAATCACAAGCAAATTAAACAAcataaaggagaagaagaaaaaacacgcgatatttatttaaattaactGTATAGACTAAAAATAAGAGAGTACCATTTTGAGGAAGTATTTTAACTCAGATCAacgcataaatattacatgtttGAATTTCAAACATCTTACAAATTTCTTTCAATACATTAAAAATTCAATACATTTATGAACACCTTgtaaaaaaggaagaaaaaaaaacattatagtCATGCATCTTTCAACCTTGCTCAGACTCGGATTAAGGGAAGCATGTTGAAGAAGCTCCACTTCATGCTCAAAATTTTTCCACAACATTCATTTTCAAGTTCACAATCACTTCAATCTCAT encodes:
- the LOC123920920 gene encoding cytochrome P450 83B1-like, producing the protein MLFLLVLLIILPLLIIFFHKHKTHNPPGPKGLPIIGNLHQLDICNLHLQFSQFSKIYGPLFSLKLGFRKAIVVSSAEIAKQVLKNNDLIFSNRPIFYGQRKLSYNGSEIGFSQYGEFWREIRKICVVHILGSKRVSYYSSIRKFEVKKMIQKISGHATCSSVTNLSELLTSLSTTTICRIAFGKNYENQGNERSRFHGLFYELHALLKEFFVSDYIPFMGWIDKLRGLHGRVDTLFKEFDKFYQEIIDEHLDPNRQQIAEEEDIVDVLLQLKKNHSFPFHFTFDHIKAVLVDMLIAATDTTSATSVWAMTTLIKNPRVMKKVQEEIRNNMGVKKDFLEEDDIQNFPYLKAVIKEVLRLHLPAPLLVPRESREKCIISGYDIPPKTIVYVNAWAIQRDHNFWKNSEEFYPERFLESSINFTGQDFELIPFGAGRRICPGISMGVASLELTLANLLYSFDWTLPHGLVKEDIDTEVLPGISQHKKNPLCLVANIHI